One Carbonactinospora thermoautotrophica DNA segment encodes these proteins:
- a CDS encoding AMP-dependent synthetase/ligase — translation MSPGPSPGCTSGDACPVWQREGAGKEQRMREVVEPPLVRAPSGRSLADMVFANAEEAPDEVVLNRKAGGRWHDVTAARFRDEVVALAKGLVASGVGLGDRVGLLSRNRYEWTLFDYALWAVGAIPVPIYATSSAEQIRWILADAGAVACVVESEEHERAAAARPDLLIWRLDAGAVDALVAAGRGVDTAEVHRRRAAVTPADPATIIYTSGTTGRPKGCVLTHGNFYAEVDNAVELLYPVFRSVSKDPAATLLFLPLAHVFGRMVQVACVRARVRMGHAPSLKQQDLLPDLATFRPTFVLGVPYLFEKVFNVARATAERMGRESSFDRAVEIAVRYGEALERQAHGGPGLRLRLAHRLYDKLVYARIRAAFGGKVRYAISGGSPLGRRLALFYAGAGIVVYEGYGLTETTAAATVNPPLAPRFGTVGRPLPGTAVRIADDGEIWIKGGQVFAGYWNDETTTGEVLHDGWFATGDVGQLDDDGYLTITGRKKELLVTSGGKNVAPAVLEDRVRAHPLVSQCLVVGDQRPYVAALITLDAEAVRHWLTQRGRPADTPLADLVDDPDLLAELQQAVDEANAAVSRAESIRRFRVLPVDFTEDAGFLTPSLKPKREVIGEAFRAEIESLYSG, via the coding sequence CCCGCTCGTCCGCGCCCCTTCCGGGCGTTCGCTCGCGGACATGGTGTTCGCGAACGCCGAGGAGGCGCCGGACGAGGTCGTCCTGAACCGCAAGGCCGGCGGGCGGTGGCACGACGTCACCGCGGCGCGCTTCCGGGACGAGGTGGTGGCGTTGGCCAAGGGCCTGGTCGCGAGCGGGGTCGGCCTCGGCGACCGGGTGGGACTGCTGTCCCGCAACCGGTACGAGTGGACGCTGTTCGACTACGCGCTCTGGGCGGTCGGCGCGATCCCCGTGCCGATCTACGCCACCTCCTCGGCCGAGCAGATCCGCTGGATCCTCGCTGACGCCGGGGCGGTCGCCTGCGTGGTGGAGAGCGAGGAGCACGAGCGTGCCGCCGCCGCCCGCCCCGACCTGCTGATCTGGCGGCTCGACGCCGGCGCGGTGGACGCGCTCGTGGCCGCCGGGCGCGGCGTCGACACAGCAGAGGTCCACCGCCGGCGGGCCGCGGTGACCCCCGCCGACCCCGCCACGATCATCTACACCTCCGGGACCACCGGCCGCCCCAAGGGGTGCGTGCTCACCCACGGCAACTTCTACGCCGAGGTCGACAACGCGGTCGAGCTGCTCTACCCGGTGTTCCGCAGCGTGTCGAAGGACCCCGCGGCCACCTTGTTGTTCCTGCCGCTCGCGCACGTGTTCGGCCGCATGGTGCAGGTCGCGTGCGTCCGCGCCCGGGTGCGCATGGGCCACGCGCCCAGCCTCAAGCAGCAGGACCTGCTGCCCGACCTGGCCACGTTCCGCCCCACCTTTGTCCTCGGCGTGCCGTACCTGTTCGAGAAGGTGTTCAACGTCGCGCGGGCGACCGCGGAGCGGATGGGCCGGGAGTCCTCCTTCGACCGCGCGGTCGAGATCGCCGTCCGGTACGGGGAGGCACTGGAGCGCCAGGCCCACGGCGGGCCGGGGCTTCGGCTGCGCCTGGCGCACCGGCTGTACGACAAGCTCGTCTACGCCCGCATCCGCGCCGCCTTCGGCGGCAAGGTCAGGTACGCCATCTCCGGCGGCTCCCCGCTCGGCCGGCGCCTGGCCCTGTTCTACGCGGGCGCCGGCATCGTCGTCTACGAGGGCTACGGGCTCACCGAGACCACGGCCGCCGCCACCGTGAACCCGCCGCTGGCCCCCCGCTTCGGCACCGTCGGGCGACCCCTGCCCGGCACCGCCGTCCGGATCGCCGACGACGGCGAGATCTGGATCAAAGGCGGGCAGGTCTTCGCTGGGTACTGGAACGACGAGACCACTACCGGGGAGGTACTGCACGACGGGTGGTTCGCCACCGGCGACGTCGGCCAGCTGGACGACGACGGCTACCTCACGATCACCGGACGTAAGAAGGAACTGCTCGTCACCAGCGGCGGCAAGAATGTCGCGCCCGCGGTGCTGGAGGACCGCGTCCGCGCCCACCCCCTGGTCAGCCAGTGCCTGGTCGTCGGGGACCAGCGCCCGTACGTCGCCGCCCTGATCACCCTGGACGCGGAGGCTGTGCGGCACTGGCTGACGCAGCGGGGGCGACCCGCCGACACCCCGCTCGCCGACCTCGTCGACGACCCCGACCTGCTCGCCGAGCTCCAGCAGGCGGTCGACGAGGCCAACGCCGCGGTCTCCCGCGCCGAGTCCATCCGCAGGTTCCGGGTGCTGCCGGTCGACTTCACCGAGGACGCCGGGTTCCTCACCCCCTCGCTCAAGCCCAAGCGGGAGGTGATCGGTGAGGCGTTCCGCGCCGAGATCGAGAGCCTCTACTCCGGGTAG
- a CDS encoding SDR family oxidoreductase, protein MRDERLTMTTVLVTGATGKVGSRVVQELRACGVPVRAFVRDPDRAAAVLGRGVELAVGDFAEPESVRRALAGVERVFLTSGDSLYKVEYETNVIDAAAGVRRLVMLSTVGAEVGSPVGLFDWHGRIERHLRGSGIPAVVLQASHLMSNVLAFRETITQASRFFLPVGKARIAMIDPRDVAAVAAAVLTTDGHDGKTYLLTGPEAITYHDVAERLSAAAGRTITFVDLPDEAAWQRLVQAGMPEWLADDLVALCGLLREGLAEPTTGTVQALTGREPRDFAEFARHHAGLFRLC, encoded by the coding sequence ATGAGAGACGAAAGGCTGACGATGACGACGGTGCTGGTGACCGGTGCGACCGGGAAGGTGGGGTCGCGGGTGGTCCAGGAGCTGCGGGCGTGCGGGGTGCCGGTGCGCGCCTTCGTGCGGGATCCGGACCGGGCGGCCGCCGTCCTCGGCCGGGGGGTCGAGCTGGCGGTCGGGGACTTCGCCGAGCCGGAGTCGGTTCGCCGTGCCCTGGCCGGTGTCGAGCGTGTCTTCCTGACATCCGGCGACAGCCTCTACAAGGTCGAGTACGAGACGAATGTGATCGACGCGGCGGCCGGGGTACGGCGGCTCGTCATGCTGTCCACGGTGGGCGCCGAGGTCGGCTCGCCGGTCGGCCTGTTCGACTGGCACGGCCGGATCGAGCGGCACCTGCGCGGTTCGGGGATCCCGGCCGTGGTCCTCCAGGCCAGCCACCTCATGTCGAACGTGCTGGCTTTCCGCGAGACGATCACCCAGGCCAGCCGGTTCTTCCTGCCCGTGGGCAAGGCCCGGATCGCGATGATCGACCCGCGGGACGTCGCGGCGGTCGCCGCCGCCGTCCTCACCACGGACGGGCACGACGGCAAGACCTATCTGCTCACCGGGCCCGAGGCGATCACCTACCACGACGTCGCCGAGCGGCTGTCCGCCGCGGCCGGCCGCACGATCACGTTCGTCGACCTGCCGGACGAGGCGGCGTGGCAGAGGCTGGTCCAGGCCGGCATGCCCGAGTGGCTGGCGGATGACCTGGTGGCCCTGTGCGGTCTGCTGCGCGAGGGCCTCGCCGAGCCGACCACCGGCACGGTTCAGGCGCTGACCGGCCGCGAACCCCGCGACTTCGCCGAGTTCGCCCGCCACCACGCCGGCCTCTTCCGCCTCTGCTGA
- a CDS encoding GntR family transcriptional regulator: MSQLSRAIRVDRTSPVPLYFQVAQALEQAIESGELPHGTRLENEIQLADQLGLSRPTMRRAIQYLVDKGLLVRKRGVGTQVVQARVKRSIELTSLYDDLAKSNQRPTTKVLRNEIEPASGQAAHALGVPEGTPVIALERLRYAGGEPLALLRNHLPTDLVELSTEALEEHGLYELLRAAGVHPRVASQTIGARAARTAEARLLNEAKGAPLLTMKRTTYADNGRAVEYGDHVYRASLYSFELTLVGH; this comes from the coding sequence ATGAGCCAGCTCAGCAGAGCCATCCGGGTGGACCGCACCAGCCCGGTACCGCTGTACTTCCAGGTCGCCCAGGCGCTGGAGCAGGCGATCGAGTCGGGCGAGCTGCCCCACGGCACCCGGCTGGAGAACGAGATCCAGCTCGCGGACCAACTCGGGCTCTCCCGCCCCACGATGCGCCGGGCGATCCAGTACCTGGTCGACAAGGGGCTGCTGGTCCGCAAGCGCGGGGTCGGCACCCAGGTGGTGCAGGCCCGGGTCAAGCGGTCGATCGAGCTGACCAGCCTCTACGACGACCTGGCCAAGAGCAACCAACGGCCCACCACGAAGGTGCTGCGCAACGAGATCGAACCCGCCTCCGGCCAGGCGGCGCACGCGCTCGGCGTACCCGAGGGCACCCCGGTCATCGCGCTGGAGCGGCTCCGGTACGCCGGCGGGGAGCCGTTGGCCCTGCTGCGCAACCACCTGCCCACCGACCTGGTCGAACTGAGCACCGAAGCGCTGGAGGAGCACGGCCTGTACGAGCTGCTGCGCGCCGCCGGCGTCCACCCGCGGGTGGCCTCGCAGACCATCGGCGCCCGGGCCGCGCGGACCGCCGAGGCCCGGTTGCTGAACGAGGCCAAGGGCGCGCCGCTGCTCACCATGAAGCGCACCACGTACGCGGACAACGGCCGCGCCGTGGAGTACGGCGACCACGTCTACCGGGCCTCGCTGTACTCCTTCGAACTCACCCTGGTCGGTCACTGA
- a CDS encoding Gfo/Idh/MocA family protein → MRVGFLGAGRIGAFHAEILKDHPDVGELIIGDADPQRARTLAEKLDATAADSVDAVFDARPDAVCIAAATAAHAELIHKAADAGIPTFCEKPIALDVAGTLQVLEHVRAAGIPLHIGFQRRFDAGYRAAREALAAGQLGTLHRAHVITADPAPPHPSYVPTSGGIYRDCHIHDFDIIHWVTGRDVVEVFAVGANRGADFFRDAGDVDTSLALLRLDDDTLVTVQGSRYNGAGYDVRMELAGTEATLVVGLDERAPLRSAEPGVKWPSQQPYVNFLERFANAYVAELNAFVDMAAGRIPSPCTGEEALEALYVAEACDLSRREGRPVRVAEVRA, encoded by the coding sequence ATGCGGGTCGGATTCCTCGGTGCAGGCCGGATAGGGGCGTTCCATGCCGAGATCCTCAAAGACCACCCGGACGTGGGGGAGCTGATCATCGGGGACGCTGATCCGCAACGGGCCCGCACTCTGGCGGAGAAGCTCGACGCCACCGCCGCGGACTCGGTCGACGCGGTCTTCGACGCCCGCCCCGACGCCGTGTGCATCGCCGCCGCCACCGCGGCCCACGCCGAGCTGATCCACAAGGCCGCCGACGCCGGGATCCCCACCTTCTGCGAGAAGCCGATCGCGCTCGACGTGGCCGGCACCCTCCAGGTGCTGGAGCACGTGCGGGCCGCCGGCATCCCGCTGCACATCGGCTTCCAGCGCCGCTTCGACGCGGGCTACCGCGCGGCGCGTGAGGCGCTGGCCGCCGGCCAGCTCGGCACCCTGCACCGCGCCCACGTGATCACCGCGGACCCCGCGCCGCCGCACCCGTCGTACGTCCCGACCTCGGGCGGCATCTACCGGGACTGCCACATCCACGACTTCGACATCATCCACTGGGTGACCGGCCGGGACGTGGTCGAGGTCTTCGCCGTGGGCGCCAACCGGGGCGCGGACTTCTTCCGCGACGCCGGGGACGTGGACACCTCGCTGGCGCTGCTGCGCCTGGACGACGACACCCTGGTCACGGTCCAGGGGTCCCGGTACAACGGCGCCGGGTACGACGTGCGCATGGAGCTGGCCGGCACCGAGGCCACGCTCGTGGTCGGCCTGGACGAGCGGGCTCCGCTGCGCTCGGCCGAGCCGGGCGTGAAGTGGCCGTCGCAGCAGCCGTACGTCAACTTCCTGGAGCGGTTCGCGAACGCGTACGTGGCGGAGCTGAACGCGTTCGTGGACATGGCCGCCGGACGGATCCCGAGCCCCTGCACCGGTGAGGAGGCGCTGGAGGCCCTGTACGTGGCCGAGGCGTGCGACCTGTCCCGGCGCGAGGGCCGGCCGGTGCGCGTGGCGGAGGTGCGCGCGTGA
- a CDS encoding sugar phosphate isomerase/epimerase family protein: MKLDRVAGAPISWGVCEVPGWGHQLTPDRVLGEMRELGITATEFGPDGFLPDAPADKAAKLAAYGLRAVGGFVPVVLHDPDRDPVPEIERTLQSFVAAGAGTLVLAADTGLTGYDTRLELDETGWKTLLANLDRIGEAAARHGITATLHPHVGTLVERGPEVERVLEGSRIPLCLDTGHLLIGGTDPGELARQVPGRIAHAHLKDVDAGYAELVRRGEMTYTDAVARGMYRPLGCGDVDIAGIVHALEGAGYRGWYVMEQDTILTGEPEPGTGPVDDVRRSVAYLRGLTVSERGEEGA; this comes from the coding sequence GTGAAACTCGACCGGGTGGCGGGCGCCCCGATCTCCTGGGGCGTGTGCGAGGTCCCCGGCTGGGGCCACCAGCTCACCCCCGACCGGGTGCTGGGCGAGATGCGCGAGCTGGGGATCACGGCCACCGAGTTCGGCCCCGACGGTTTCCTGCCCGACGCGCCCGCCGACAAGGCGGCCAAGCTGGCCGCGTACGGCCTGAGGGCGGTCGGCGGCTTCGTGCCGGTCGTGCTGCACGACCCGGACCGCGACCCGGTCCCGGAGATCGAGCGGACGCTGCAATCCTTCGTCGCGGCCGGGGCGGGCACCCTCGTGCTCGCCGCGGACACCGGCCTGACCGGGTACGACACCCGGCTTGAGCTGGACGAGACCGGCTGGAAGACCCTGCTCGCCAACCTCGACCGCATCGGCGAGGCGGCGGCCCGGCACGGGATCACCGCCACGCTGCACCCGCACGTGGGCACCCTGGTGGAGCGCGGGCCGGAGGTGGAGCGCGTGCTGGAGGGCAGCCGGATCCCGCTCTGCCTGGACACCGGCCACCTGCTCATCGGCGGCACCGACCCGGGCGAGCTGGCGCGCCAGGTGCCCGGCCGGATCGCGCACGCCCACCTCAAGGACGTCGACGCCGGGTACGCCGAGCTGGTGCGGCGGGGGGAGATGACGTACACCGACGCGGTCGCGCGCGGCATGTACCGGCCGCTGGGCTGCGGTGACGTGGACATCGCCGGCATCGTGCACGCGCTGGAGGGCGCCGGCTACCGCGGCTGGTACGTGATGGAGCAGGACACGATCCTCACCGGCGAGCCGGAGCCCGGCACCGGCCCGGTCGACGACGTGCGCCGCAGCGTCGCGTACCTGCGGGGGCTGACGGTGAGCGAGCGCGGCGAGGAGGGCGCGTGA
- the iolC gene encoding 5-dehydro-2-deoxygluconokinase: MTQRFDVITMGRVGVDVYPQQVGVSLVDVESFGKYLGGSATNVAVAAARYGRSVALITRTGADPFGEYVHKALREFGVDDRWVTPVPGLPTPVTFCEIFPPDDFPLYFYRYPKAPDLVIHPEELDYDAIRAARVFWVTGTGLSEEPSRSATLAALAKRAKSGITVLDLDYRPMFWPSREEAGRWVREALAHVTVAVGNLEEVETAVGTRDPRDAAERLLALGVDVAVVKQGPRGVLGRTRDGEVEVPPVPVEVVNGLGAGDAFGGALCHGMLAGWDLEYTLRFANAAGAIVASRLACSSAMPDQAEVEALLGASETFEDGPRPGLEEDGIA, from the coding sequence GTGACCCAGCGGTTCGACGTGATCACCATGGGGCGGGTCGGCGTGGACGTCTACCCCCAGCAGGTGGGCGTCAGCCTGGTCGACGTGGAGAGCTTCGGCAAGTACCTCGGCGGCAGCGCCACCAACGTGGCCGTGGCCGCCGCCCGGTACGGCCGCAGCGTCGCCCTGATCACCCGCACCGGGGCCGACCCGTTCGGCGAGTACGTGCACAAGGCGCTGCGCGAGTTCGGTGTGGACGACCGGTGGGTGACCCCGGTGCCCGGGCTGCCCACCCCGGTCACGTTCTGCGAGATCTTCCCGCCGGACGACTTCCCGCTGTACTTCTACCGCTACCCCAAGGCGCCCGACCTGGTGATCCACCCGGAGGAGCTGGACTACGACGCGATCCGGGCGGCGCGGGTGTTCTGGGTGACCGGCACCGGCCTGTCGGAGGAGCCGAGCCGCTCGGCCACGCTCGCCGCGCTGGCCAAGCGCGCCAAGTCCGGGATCACCGTGCTGGACCTGGACTACCGGCCCATGTTCTGGCCGTCCCGCGAGGAGGCCGGCCGCTGGGTGCGCGAGGCTCTCGCGCACGTCACCGTGGCCGTGGGCAACCTGGAGGAGGTCGAGACCGCGGTCGGCACCCGCGACCCGCGGGACGCGGCCGAGCGGCTGCTCGCCCTGGGCGTGGACGTGGCCGTCGTCAAGCAGGGGCCCAGGGGCGTGCTGGGCCGGACGCGCGACGGCGAGGTCGAGGTGCCGCCCGTCCCGGTCGAGGTCGTCAACGGCCTGGGCGCGGGCGACGCCTTCGGCGGCGCGCTCTGTCACGGGATGCTCGCCGGCTGGGACCTGGAGTACACGCTGCGCTTCGCCAACGCCGCCGGCGCGATCGTCGCGTCCCGCCTGGCCTGCTCGTCGGCCATGCCCGACCAGGCCGAGGTGGAGGCGCTGCTCGGGGCGTCGGAGACTTTCGAGGACGGCCCGCGCCCGGGCCTGGAGGAGGACGGCATTGCCTGA
- a CDS encoding Cgl0159 family (beta/alpha)8-fold protein, whose product MRDLIEARAYRPEAVAEAAARRTRRPLLGQNGRLFVIAADHPARGALGVGDRALAMANRFDLLERICIALSRPGVDGVLGTADLIEDLLLLGVLDGKVVIGSMNRGGLAGAAFELDDRFTAYDARTLHAMGFDGGKMLLRIDPADPGSLATLEACAHAVSELAAHRLMAMVEPFMSYRAKDGRVRNDLSPQAMMRAIAIASGLGNTSAYTWLKVPVVADMERVMESSTLPALLLGGDLGRDPDVIFSRWRKALQLPTVRGLVAGRALLYPPDDDVAAAVDTAVSLL is encoded by the coding sequence CTGCGCGATCTCATCGAGGCGCGGGCGTACCGGCCGGAGGCGGTCGCCGAGGCCGCCGCCCGGCGCACCCGGCGCCCGCTGCTGGGCCAGAACGGCCGGCTGTTCGTCATCGCGGCCGACCACCCGGCCCGCGGCGCCCTCGGCGTGGGGGACCGTGCCCTGGCCATGGCGAACCGCTTCGACCTGCTGGAGCGGATCTGCATCGCGCTGTCCCGCCCCGGTGTGGACGGCGTGCTGGGCACCGCCGACCTGATCGAGGACCTGCTGCTGCTCGGCGTGCTCGACGGCAAGGTGGTGATCGGGTCGATGAACCGCGGCGGGCTGGCGGGCGCGGCCTTCGAGCTGGACGACCGGTTCACCGCCTACGACGCGCGGACGCTGCACGCCATGGGGTTCGACGGCGGCAAGATGCTGCTCCGCATCGACCCCGCCGACCCCGGCTCGCTCGCCACGCTGGAGGCCTGCGCGCACGCGGTCAGCGAGCTGGCCGCGCACCGGCTCATGGCGATGGTCGAGCCGTTCATGTCGTACCGGGCGAAGGACGGCCGGGTCCGCAACGACCTGTCGCCGCAGGCCATGATGCGGGCGATCGCCATCGCGTCGGGGCTCGGCAACACCTCCGCCTACACCTGGCTCAAGGTGCCGGTCGTGGCGGACATGGAGCGGGTCATGGAGTCCTCCACGCTGCCTGCGCTGCTGCTCGGCGGCGACCTGGGCCGCGATCCGGACGTGATCTTCAGCCGCTGGCGCAAGGCGCTCCAGTTGCCCACCGTGCGCGGGCTGGTCGCCGGGCGCGCCCTGCTGTACCCGCCGGACGACGACGTGGCCGCCGCCGTGGACACGGCCGTGAGCCTGCTGTGA